The proteins below are encoded in one region of Chryseobacterium wanjuense:
- a CDS encoding NAD(P)H-dependent oxidoreductase, protein MNYLEALSRRYSVKKFNKEIIPQEKLFNILESGKLSASSLGLQPYKILVVESEEMKQKLIPAFYNPSQISTCSHLIVIISKKTLDENYVNGYFRHISEVRETPLEKLELFRNSINQHISQKTQDEIFNWAEKQSYIVLANLMYAAAIENVDSCPMEGFRQELIEEILDVNPETEKVTVTLALGYRSEEDYFQHMKKVRKPNEKLFKFI, encoded by the coding sequence ATGAATTATTTAGAGGCTTTAAGCAGAAGATATTCTGTGAAAAAATTTAATAAAGAAATCATCCCTCAAGAAAAACTTTTCAATATTCTTGAATCAGGGAAGTTATCTGCAAGCTCTCTGGGTCTTCAGCCTTATAAAATTCTGGTCGTGGAAAGTGAGGAAATGAAGCAAAAATTAATTCCCGCTTTTTACAATCCGTCACAGATTTCCACCTGTTCTCATCTCATTGTTATTATTTCAAAAAAAACACTTGACGAGAACTATGTCAACGGATATTTCAGGCATATTTCCGAGGTCAGGGAAACTCCTCTGGAAAAACTTGAACTTTTCAGAAACAGCATCAATCAACATATCAGTCAAAAAACGCAAGATGAAATTTTCAATTGGGCAGAAAAACAATCCTATATAGTTCTGGCGAATCTCATGTATGCTGCAGCGATAGAAAATGTAGACTCATGCCCGATGGAAGGTTTCCGACAGGAGCTTATCGAAGAAATTCTAGATGTAAACCCTGAAACCGAAAAAGTAACCGTTACCCTTGCTTTGGGCTACCGATCGGAAGAAGATTATTTCCAGCATATGAAAAAAGTAAGAAAACCAAACGAAAAATTGTTTAAATTTATTTAA
- a CDS encoding T9SS type B sorting domain-containing protein: MNRNNYFLFLLILLLCLPQHFTSQTYQLSGNPVNTTGWTMVSPTVVNTDFVQLTPDTNNQSGSIRLNDPINLKYCDKWKVEFDFRMDSNQTANGDGIAFWYLANPPVASVLGSGLGVSQNAVGLVVGFDTYNNTTTAVMSKVHVGYGLIQNTTDTNNVEFFNVPGSSFHSPDMNTTLPFQGATFKHVEVTSQVDPAAPANWIIKIMIDGNVICNQSFAPSGAAASMTVGYFGFSASTGGNRSRHSIKNVKVYVDKVAINTPTVTDTFCPNPTTGQGTVNLTSYQNQFVANPSNYTFSYSVSGTPITNPTNYQFSASTTVSVLIRDNSGVLCDNPDGKIQLNLSPFTATPATLTACNNNNVGSATYNLTLANVGEPSGSTKVYYKTMADLNAGTNPITNFMNYVSPAGTVYVKVTTPLGCTGSAPITLAYFPQIPTTDAALESCFIESAPNTASFDLTQANVTSAQSITKVYYKTLADALAGTNPIGPTTNYITTTGVVYVKITNVAGCFMIAKINLKVLEPVYSTILKDKTICIDSRTTLDAGPGFDSYLWSTGDTTQSIQGVPVGLYWVQLKTGKCTARQIVKVNPAPQPVISTIDITNNTITVNVNGGKAPYQYSLDGINWQDSNVFTGLQRGEVVVYVRDSYNCEPIHVQITVPNLINAITPNGDNLNDVIDYSALAYKKNLVFTIYDRYGNKLYEANKLRNYKWDGTAGGKKVVTGTYWYTITWNENDKNNTQTTYNGWVLVKNRE; the protein is encoded by the coding sequence TTTTTTATTAATCCTATTGTTGTGCCTTCCACAGCATTTTACTTCCCAAACATATCAACTCTCTGGAAATCCGGTAAATACAACTGGATGGACTATGGTTTCTCCCACGGTAGTTAATACCGATTTTGTCCAGCTTACTCCTGATACGAATAACCAATCCGGATCTATCAGACTGAATGATCCTATCAACTTAAAATACTGTGATAAGTGGAAAGTGGAATTTGATTTCAGAATGGATTCTAACCAAACCGCTAATGGAGATGGTATTGCCTTCTGGTATCTTGCCAATCCGCCGGTAGCCAGTGTATTAGGTTCCGGCCTTGGAGTATCTCAGAATGCAGTGGGCCTGGTTGTAGGATTTGATACTTATAACAACACGACTACAGCTGTAATGAGCAAGGTACATGTTGGCTACGGATTGATTCAAAATACAACAGACACTAATAATGTAGAGTTTTTCAACGTACCCGGAAGTTCTTTCCACTCACCGGATATGAATACAACACTGCCTTTTCAGGGAGCGACCTTCAAACACGTTGAAGTAACATCTCAGGTAGATCCTGCCGCTCCGGCCAACTGGATTATAAAAATTATGATTGATGGCAATGTAATCTGTAATCAATCGTTTGCACCATCAGGTGCTGCTGCATCAATGACGGTGGGATATTTCGGATTTTCTGCTTCTACAGGAGGAAACAGGTCGAGACATTCTATTAAAAACGTAAAAGTTTATGTAGATAAAGTAGCGATCAACACGCCGACAGTAACGGATACTTTCTGCCCTAATCCTACAACAGGACAAGGAACAGTAAACTTAACTTCGTATCAGAATCAATTTGTAGCTAACCCGAGCAATTATACATTCTCTTACAGTGTTTCAGGTACACCGATTACCAACCCTACAAACTATCAGTTCAGTGCAAGCACTACAGTTTCTGTATTGATTAGAGATAATTCCGGAGTTCTTTGCGATAATCCTGACGGGAAGATCCAATTAAACCTTTCACCATTTACGGCAACACCGGCGACGCTTACCGCATGTAACAATAATAATGTAGGATCGGCAACATATAATTTAACACTTGCCAATGTAGGTGAACCGTCTGGTTCGACTAAGGTATATTATAAAACAATGGCGGATCTGAATGCGGGAACTAACCCAATTACCAATTTTATGAATTATGTGTCTCCAGCAGGAACCGTTTATGTAAAAGTAACAACTCCTCTTGGATGTACGGGCTCTGCACCAATTACTTTGGCATATTTCCCACAAATTCCTACAACTGATGCTGCTTTAGAATCTTGCTTTATTGAAAGTGCACCTAATACAGCTTCATTTGATTTAACACAAGCTAATGTAACATCTGCACAATCAATTACTAAAGTATATTATAAAACTTTAGCTGACGCTTTAGCAGGAACCAATCCTATTGGACCAACAACAAATTACATTACGACAACGGGGGTGGTTTATGTAAAAATCACAAATGTTGCGGGATGTTTTATGATTGCTAAAATTAATCTGAAAGTTTTAGAGCCAGTTTATTCTACTATATTAAAAGATAAAACAATCTGTATCGACTCAAGAACCACTCTTGATGCGGGACCTGGCTTCGACAGTTATTTGTGGAGCACTGGAGACACAACGCAATCGATTCAGGGAGTTCCGGTAGGGCTTTACTGGGTACAGCTGAAAACAGGAAAATGTACAGCCAGACAGATTGTAAAAGTAAATCCGGCACCACAACCTGTGATTTCTACTATTGATATTACCAATAACACGATTACGGTAAATGTAAACGGAGGAAAAGCTCCATATCAATACTCTCTGGACGGAATCAACTGGCAGGATTCTAATGTGTTCACCGGTCTTCAGAGAGGTGAAGTGGTGGTGTATGTAAGAGATTCTTACAATTGTGAGCCGATTCATGTACAAATCACTGTACCGAATCTGATCAATGCCATCACACCAAACGGAGACAATTTAAATGACGTAATTGATTATTCAGCTTTAGCGTACAAAAAAAATCTGGTTTTCACCATCTATGACAGATACGGAAACAAGCTGTATGAAGCAAACAAATTGCGAAACTATAAGTGGGATGGAACTGCCGGAGGCAAAAAAGTAGTGACCGGAACCTACTGGTACACCATCACATGGAACGAAAATGACAAAAACAATACGCAAACAACCTACAACGGCTGGGTATTGGTAAAAAATAGGGAATAA
- the nadC gene encoding carboxylating nicotinate-nucleotide diphosphorylase, protein MKRPAYVTDKVLKQFIKNALEEDIQDGDHSTLSTIPKDLVQSAKLLVKQNCILAGVELAEIIFKTFDKNLKVETFVKDGDAVKVGDVAFIVTGSARSILSTERLVLNCMQRMSGIATLTHDWDSRLIGTKTKLLDTRKTTPNFRVCEKWAVAIGGGTNHRYGLYDMIMLKDNHIDYNGSITNAVKMAKDYIKKNKKKLKIEVETRNLEEVQEAIKAKVDRIMLDNMDVKTMKQAVKMINGICETEASGGITREQLKEIASTGVTYISAGALTHSAENMDLSLKAVK, encoded by the coding sequence ATGAAAAGACCAGCATACGTTACAGATAAAGTTTTAAAACAATTCATCAAAAACGCTTTAGAAGAAGACATCCAGGATGGCGACCATTCTACGCTTTCTACGATTCCGAAAGATCTGGTGCAGAGTGCTAAACTGTTGGTAAAACAAAACTGTATCCTTGCCGGCGTGGAATTGGCAGAAATTATCTTTAAAACTTTTGATAAAAACTTAAAAGTTGAAACTTTCGTAAAAGACGGTGATGCCGTAAAAGTTGGTGATGTAGCTTTTATCGTAACCGGAAGTGCGCGATCTATCCTCTCAACAGAAAGGCTTGTTCTGAACTGCATGCAGAGAATGAGCGGAATTGCGACGCTCACCCACGACTGGGATTCCAGATTGATCGGAACTAAAACGAAGCTTTTAGATACCAGAAAAACCACTCCGAATTTTAGAGTTTGTGAAAAATGGGCGGTAGCAATCGGCGGCGGAACCAACCACAGATATGGACTTTACGACATGATCATGCTGAAAGACAACCACATCGACTACAACGGAAGCATCACCAATGCTGTGAAAATGGCTAAAGATTATATTAAAAAGAACAAAAAGAAATTAAAAATAGAGGTTGAAACGAGAAACCTTGAAGAAGTTCAGGAAGCCATCAAAGCAAAAGTCGACAGGATTATGCTTGATAATATGGATGTTAAAACAATGAAGCAAGCCGTAAAGATGATCAATGGGATTTGTGAAACCGAAGCATCCGGCGGAATAACCCGTGAACAGCTGAAAGAAATCGCTTCTACAGGTGTTACCTACATCTCTGCGGGTGCATTGACGCACTCTGCCGAGAATATGGATTTGAGTCTCAAAGCCGTGAAATAG
- a CDS encoding T9SS type B sorting domain-containing protein → MKKNLLYCLFIIFVSVSGRLSSQTYQLAGNPVNTTGWDLVSSATVSGDFIQLTQDIGNQYGAIKLSTPINLKYCDKWKVEFDFRIDGNGTTQFGRGDGFTFWYLANPPTGFVSGGGLGIPANANGLMVGFDIFNNTTEGQMSKIHLLYGTNNLPVGNNNIEYNNTPGSTFHSPDLNPTQPFVGPTYKHVEVNGETDLTNPANWIIKIRLDGVLIVDQSFAPSGGAIGMTTGYFGFSAATGGASARHSIKNAKIYIDKVPILTNTVTPFVCVNPATGNGTVDLTSFQNQFVTNPANYIFSYFGPGGTPITNPSNYQYSGPVNISVVVQDPSSTLCDNGDGQIVLNPTPFEATDATLTGCNNNNAGGAIFDLTTAAVSTVPGVTKQFYNTMYDLNNNLNQITNPTAYLSPAATLYCKVTTPQGCTDAAAVTLALYPEVTVQEATLRSCSIESNPSMASFNLTLAAVTTQSATKKYYPSATDAANGTNEILNPTTYISPNGVVYIKVTNANGCYAIAKVNLIVIAQVFSNVLQDKIICIEDKTTLDAGPGFTSYEWSTGATTQAINNVTVGTYWVKLKTGECVATQTVKVYPSEQPVITNVDISNTTVTVYVTGGTAPYQYSMDGINWQVSNEFKNVPRGDAKIYVKDAYDCEPIDISIVVPNLINVITPNGDGINDVIDYSALAGKQNLVFNVFDRYGAKIHQADKSNKYRWDGTVAGRKVPTGNYWYSVSWNENDKKNTPIKYSGWILVKNRD, encoded by the coding sequence ATGAAAAAAAATTTACTCTATTGTCTTTTTATTATTTTCGTCTCTGTATCCGGAAGATTATCCTCCCAGACCTATCAGCTCGCAGGGAATCCGGTGAACACAACCGGATGGGATCTTGTATCTAGTGCGACAGTGAGCGGAGATTTTATACAGCTTACCCAGGATATTGGAAATCAGTACGGAGCTATAAAGCTTTCGACTCCTATTAACCTTAAATATTGTGACAAATGGAAAGTGGAATTCGATTTCAGGATCGATGGAAACGGAACCACGCAATTCGGAAGAGGTGACGGATTTACATTCTGGTACCTTGCCAATCCGCCAACAGGCTTTGTTTCCGGAGGAGGATTAGGAATTCCTGCAAATGCTAACGGATTGATGGTTGGTTTTGATATTTTTAACAATACCACAGAGGGACAAATGAGTAAAATCCACCTTTTGTACGGAACTAACAATTTGCCAGTTGGAAACAATAATATCGAGTATAATAATACTCCGGGAAGCACCTTTCACTCACCAGACCTGAATCCTACCCAGCCGTTTGTAGGCCCGACTTACAAGCACGTTGAAGTAAACGGAGAAACTGATCTTACAAACCCGGCCAACTGGATCATAAAAATCCGACTTGATGGCGTTCTGATTGTGGATCAGTCTTTTGCACCTTCAGGCGGAGCAATCGGTATGACGACGGGATACTTTGGATTTTCTGCAGCAACAGGAGGAGCCAGTGCAAGACATTCTATTAAAAATGCTAAAATTTATATTGATAAAGTTCCGATTTTAACAAATACTGTTACGCCTTTTGTCTGTGTAAATCCGGCAACAGGAAACGGAACTGTGGATTTAACATCTTTTCAAAATCAGTTTGTAACCAATCCGGCTAATTATATCTTTAGTTATTTTGGTCCCGGCGGAACACCTATTACCAATCCTTCAAATTATCAATATTCAGGTCCGGTAAATATTTCGGTAGTTGTACAGGATCCTTCATCCACATTATGTGATAACGGGGACGGGCAAATTGTATTAAACCCAACTCCTTTTGAAGCCACTGATGCAACGCTCACAGGATGTAACAACAATAATGCAGGAGGCGCAATATTTGATCTCACCACAGCTGCCGTCTCGACAGTTCCGGGCGTTACCAAACAGTTCTACAACACCATGTACGACCTGAATAATAATCTTAATCAGATAACAAACCCTACAGCATATCTTTCACCAGCAGCGACACTTTATTGCAAAGTAACTACACCGCAAGGCTGTACGGATGCAGCGGCAGTAACCCTTGCTTTATATCCGGAAGTTACGGTGCAGGAAGCAACTTTAAGGTCATGTTCTATTGAAAGTAATCCGTCAATGGCTTCATTCAACCTTACTTTGGCAGCAGTAACTACACAATCCGCGACTAAAAAATATTATCCGTCGGCAACTGATGCTGCAAACGGAACCAATGAAATATTGAATCCGACGACCTACATTTCTCCAAACGGAGTCGTTTATATTAAGGTGACCAATGCTAATGGTTGTTATGCCATCGCAAAAGTTAATTTAATTGTAATTGCACAAGTATTTTCAAATGTTTTACAAGACAAGATCATTTGTATCGAGGATAAAACAACTCTGGATGCAGGACCAGGATTTACAAGTTATGAATGGAGCACCGGAGCAACCACTCAGGCCATTAATAATGTAACGGTTGGGACATATTGGGTAAAATTAAAAACCGGAGAATGTGTTGCTACACAAACGGTAAAAGTTTATCCTTCCGAACAACCTGTAATAACGAATGTTGATATTTCAAATACGACAGTTACGGTATATGTAACGGGAGGAACTGCGCCATATCAATACTCAATGGATGGCATTAACTGGCAGGTTTCAAATGAATTTAAAAATGTTCCGAGGGGAGATGCTAAAATTTATGTGAAAGATGCTTATGACTGTGAACCGATTGATATTTCTATTGTAGTTCCGAATTTAATTAATGTCATTACTCCAAACGGAGACGGAATCAACGACGTGATTGATTATTCTGCGTTGGCAGGGAAGCAAAATCTTGTATTTAATGTATTTGACAGATACGGTGCAAAAATTCATCAGGCTGACAAATCCAACAAATACAGATGGGACGGAACCGTAGCAGGAAGAAAAGTTCCTACAGGAAACTATTGGTACTCTGTTTCGTGGAATGAAAATGATAAGAAAAACACGCCAATCAAATATTCCGGCTGGATTCTTGTTAAAAATCGAGACTAA
- a CDS encoding T9SS type B sorting domain-containing protein has translation MEKKLPFLFFILLFCLPKQLFSQTYQLAGNPVNTTGWTMVGPTVVSGDFVQLTPDVNDNSGSIRLNEPINLKYCDKWRIEFDFRMDSSQTYNGDGIAFWYLANPPVASVLGSGIGVSQNAIGFIVGFDTYNNATGSTGMSKVHVAYGQVQNTTDTNNVEFFNIPGSSFHSPDLNSTLPFQGSAYKHVEVTAEVDPAAPANWIVKITINGTVICNQSFAPSGAAAAMTVGYFGFSASTGGARSRHSIKNVKVFVDKIPLLESAITKSICPDLAGMSTVDLTTFNSQLTATPSNYNFTYYITGSGTPIANPTNFQYNSDTNISVVIKDPSSVLCDNNDATITLKVAPTVTATDASLRTCFIETKPSTGLFNLTTAPVIGTSTGITKTYFPSLTDAQNGTNPIANPNNYIAPNGVVYIKVTNSFGCYDIAKVTLEVIPPVFSKILEDKIICIEDKTTLDAGPGFTGYEWSTGATTQTINDVGVGTYWVKLKSGECVATQTVKVYASEQPVISSIDISSTTVTVYAVGGTAPYQYSLDGINWQDSNEFKNVARGDTKIYVKDAYDCEPIDFTIVVPNLINVITPNGDGINDGIDYSALAGKQNLVFNVFDRYGAQIHRADKSTKYRWDGTVGGRKVPTGSYWYSVSWNENDKKNTPIKYSGWVLVKNRD, from the coding sequence ATGGAAAAAAAACTACCCTTTTTATTTTTCATCTTATTATTCTGTCTGCCTAAGCAGCTTTTCTCCCAAACTTATCAGCTCGCCGGAAATCCCGTAAACACTACAGGATGGACGATGGTAGGCCCTACTGTGGTAAGTGGAGATTTCGTGCAGCTTACCCCGGACGTGAATGATAATTCCGGATCTATCCGACTCAATGAGCCAATCAACCTAAAGTATTGCGACAAATGGAGGATAGAATTTGACTTCAGAATGGATTCCAGCCAGACTTATAATGGTGATGGTATTGCGTTCTGGTATTTAGCTAATCCACCGGTTGCCAGCGTATTAGGCTCCGGGATCGGAGTTTCACAGAATGCAATCGGTTTCATCGTAGGCTTCGATACTTACAACAATGCTACGGGAAGCACGGGTATGAGTAAAGTACACGTTGCTTACGGGCAGGTGCAAAACACAACCGATACCAACAATGTGGAATTCTTCAATATTCCGGGAAGTTCTTTTCACTCTCCGGACCTTAATTCAACGTTACCGTTCCAGGGATCGGCTTATAAACACGTTGAAGTGACTGCAGAAGTAGATCCTGCTGCCCCTGCGAACTGGATTGTAAAAATTACCATTAATGGTACAGTAATCTGTAATCAGTCTTTTGCACCTTCCGGTGCTGCAGCTGCAATGACAGTAGGATATTTCGGGTTTTCAGCGTCTACAGGTGGTGCAAGATCAAGACATTCAATTAAAAACGTAAAAGTTTTTGTTGATAAAATTCCTTTGCTAGAAAGTGCGATTACAAAATCGATCTGTCCGGACTTGGCGGGTATGTCAACGGTTGATTTAACGACATTCAACTCTCAGCTTACGGCTACTCCAAGTAATTATAATTTCACTTATTATATTACAGGAAGCGGAACTCCGATTGCCAATCCAACAAATTTCCAGTATAATTCGGATACCAATATTTCTGTAGTGATTAAAGATCCTTCGTCGGTATTATGTGACAATAATGATGCAACGATCACATTAAAAGTTGCTCCAACAGTTACCGCCACAGACGCTTCTTTACGAACTTGTTTTATTGAAACCAAGCCTTCAACAGGTTTATTCAATCTTACGACAGCACCGGTAATAGGTACATCTACGGGTATTACTAAAACTTATTTCCCATCACTAACAGATGCTCAGAATGGAACCAACCCTATCGCAAATCCAAACAACTATATTGCTCCGAACGGAGTGGTGTATATTAAAGTAACAAACTCTTTCGGCTGTTACGACATCGCAAAAGTTACGTTGGAGGTGATTCCACCGGTTTTCTCAAAAATTTTAGAAGATAAAATTATTTGTATTGAAGACAAAACAACACTGGATGCAGGACCAGGATTTACTGGCTATGAATGGAGCACTGGTGCCACTACTCAAACCATCAATGATGTGGGAGTAGGGACATATTGGGTGAAATTGAAATCAGGAGAATGTGTGGCCACACAAACGGTAAAAGTGTACGCTTCGGAACAACCTGTCATTTCAAGCATTGATATTTCCAGCACTACAGTTACCGTTTACGCAGTGGGCGGAACAGCACCTTACCAATATTCACTGGATGGTATCAACTGGCAGGATTCTAATGAATTCAAAAATGTTGCAAGAGGAGATACTAAAATTTATGTAAAAGATGCTTATGACTGCGAACCTATCGACTTTACAATCGTAGTTCCGAATTTGATTAACGTAATTACTCCAAACGGAGACGGAATCAACGACGGTATCGATTACTCGGCATTGGCAGGCAAGCAAAATCTTGTTTTCAATGTATTTGACAGATATGGAGCACAGATTCACCGTGCAGACAAATCAACGAAATACAGATGGGATGGAACAGTAGGCGGAAGAAAAGTTCCGACAGGAAGCTACTGGTATTCTGTTTCATGGAACGAAAATGACAAGAAAAACACCCCTATCAAATATTCAGGATGGGTGTTGGTGAAAAACAGAGATTAA
- the nadB gene encoding L-aspartate oxidase, which translates to MIKADVLVIGSGISGLSYAIKVSEQLPDAKIIIVTKSDEDESNTKYAQGGLAVVTDSKNDNFDKHIEDTMRAGDGENKRDIVKMVVTEAPKRFKEIVEWGANFDMKNGEFALGREGGHTENRIVHHKDITGFEIERALLETAKNSPNIEILDHHYVIDIITQHHVPGKELNEGDIHCYGAYILDEKSKKIKKITSKITLVATGGAGHVYKNTTNPTIATGDGIAFVARAKGKVSNMQYYQFHPTALYSKMDGMLFLISEAVRGDGAKLRTKRGEKFMHKYDEREELASRDIVARAIDAEMKITGDEYVGLDCREMNHDKFLEHFPNIYKKCKDEGIDPFTQLIPVVPACHYLMGGIEVDSDGQSSIRNLFGVGECTNSGLHGANRLASNSLLEGLVFGHNAAMKTVDLLNENNFNFDDLKAVPEWDEEGMKIMDEMVIVSYLRKQLQEMMSDLVGIVRSNRRLNMALQKHQEIAAAVDEIYHYSILSPQLSELRNLTTVAHLIITQSMEMTENKGAFYNKDLA; encoded by the coding sequence ATGATAAAAGCGGATGTATTAGTAATTGGTTCCGGTATTTCGGGACTTTCTTACGCCATTAAGGTTTCTGAGCAGCTTCCTGATGCCAAAATAATCATCGTAACAAAATCTGATGAAGACGAAAGCAATACCAAATATGCACAAGGTGGTCTTGCCGTAGTTACAGATTCTAAAAATGATAATTTCGACAAACATATCGAAGACACCATGCGTGCCGGAGACGGCGAAAACAAACGTGATATCGTAAAAATGGTGGTAACCGAAGCTCCCAAAAGATTCAAAGAAATTGTAGAATGGGGCGCAAATTTTGACATGAAAAATGGAGAATTTGCACTGGGAAGAGAAGGCGGACATACCGAAAACAGAATTGTACATCACAAAGATATCACCGGGTTTGAGATAGAAAGAGCTTTATTGGAAACCGCAAAAAACAGTCCGAATATTGAAATTCTTGATCATCATTATGTAATCGATATCATTACACAGCACCACGTTCCGGGAAAAGAGCTGAACGAAGGTGACATCCATTGCTATGGAGCGTATATCTTAGATGAAAAATCCAAGAAAATTAAAAAAATTACTTCTAAAATAACATTGGTAGCAACAGGCGGAGCAGGTCACGTTTATAAAAATACCACCAACCCAACGATTGCAACAGGCGACGGAATCGCTTTTGTGGCAAGAGCAAAAGGAAAAGTTTCCAATATGCAGTATTACCAGTTTCATCCGACGGCTTTGTACAGCAAGATGGATGGAATGTTATTCTTAATTTCAGAAGCTGTTCGCGGAGACGGGGCAAAATTAAGAACAAAAAGAGGCGAAAAATTCATGCATAAATATGATGAACGGGAAGAGCTGGCCTCCAGAGACATCGTTGCAAGAGCCATTGATGCAGAAATGAAAATCACCGGGGATGAATATGTAGGACTAGACTGCCGCGAAATGAATCATGACAAATTCCTTGAACATTTCCCGAATATCTATAAAAAATGCAAAGATGAAGGGATTGACCCTTTCACACAGCTAATTCCCGTTGTTCCGGCTTGTCATTATTTAATGGGCGGCATTGAAGTGGACAGCGACGGGCAGTCTTCCATCAGAAACCTTTTCGGAGTGGGCGAATGCACCAATTCCGGGCTTCACGGAGCAAACAGACTGGCATCAAATTCCTTATTGGAAGGCCTCGTTTTCGGGCATAATGCTGCCATGAAAACCGTTGATTTATTAAATGAAAATAATTTTAATTTCGACGACTTGAAAGCAGTTCCGGAATGGGACGAAGAAGGAATGAAAATCATGGACGAGATGGTGATTGTCTCTTATTTAAGGAAACAGCTTCAGGAAATGATGAGTGATCTTGTGGGAATTGTAAGAAGCAACCGCCGTTTGAACATGGCTTTACAAAAACACCAGGAAATCGCCGCCGCCGTGGATGAGATTTACCACTACTCTATTCTTTCGCCACAGCTATCGGAATTAAGGAATTTAACAACCGTTGCCCACCTCATCATTACACAATCTATGGAAATGACTGAGAATAAGGGGGCGTTTTATAATAAAGATTTAGCTTAA